In Citrus sinensis cultivar Valencia sweet orange chromosome 4, DVS_A1.0, whole genome shotgun sequence, one DNA window encodes the following:
- the LOC107177871 gene encoding uncharacterized protein LOC107177871 produces the protein MDAEELVRKCQAITLEGEEEDIVTFMGSMKTRGEKMAVNCLVGKVLLTRKVNREGLKVAMQNAWRTVKDVKVESMGENRFLFKFGSEEEKKRVLMGGPWHFDRALLVLTEPDGIGDIKNQPFTHSSFWVQLHNIPIMCMNRETIQELGKKLGKVEEVETDNAGECIGLFARARISINITHPLKKVVYLQEGEVKIPMPVLYEKLPDFCFCCAHIGHQFRECLKYKGQPKDELPYGAWMRAISQAEKVKQNRMKEKSDREQAQANESFIAVSNPESQKNPPISINNQGLNHYQRENEQGNDGNPKSKNQGQVADKEPSMTDLELTENVQVETQSRGKEISKMLVEVTDNDSYFRNKKMQAGNENWRETNLEDNLENFAKAKSDEDEVVNGPSKEKIRPKARKWKLHARNQKTPTISVKGPMCTKRPSCELIAPSPENKKKRRLSPQKQPSSGCALNFHRAKTQLKLVDEEHDADMELEEMADNKSAGAGGQPRRQR, from the coding sequence GAAAATGTCAGGCAATAACTCTAGAAGGAGAAGAGGAAGATATTGTTACTTTCATGGGAAGCATGAAGACCAGGGGGGAAAAAATGGCTGTTAACTGCTTGGTTGGAAAAGTTTTACTCACGCGAAAAGTGAACAGAGAGGGGCTGAAAGTGGCCATGCAAAATGCCTGGAGAACAGTAAAGGATGTTAAAGTTGAAAGCATGGGGGAAAACAGATTTTTGTTTAAGTTTGGTTcagaagaggaaaagaaaagagtgcTGATGGGGGGACCATGGCACTTCGATAGAGCATTACTGGTGCTTACGGAACCAGATGGCATAGGGGATATTAAAAACCAGCCATTTACGCACTCATCTTTTTGGGTTCAACTACACAACATTCCTATCATGTGTATGAATAGAGAGACTATCCAGGAGTTGGGGAAGAAGCTAGGGAAAGTAGAGGAAGTTGAAACGGATAATGCAGGGGAGTGCATAGGGCTATTTGCTCGAGCCCGAATTTCCATCAATATAACACATCCATTAAAAAAGGTTGTTTATCTACAGGAAGGTGAAGTAAAAATTCCAATGCCCGTTCTGTATGAGAAATTGCCGGACTTCTGCTTCTGCTGTGCTCACATTGGGCACCAATTCAGAGAATGTTTGAAGTATAAAGGGCAGCCAAAAGACGAACTTCCTTATGGAGCATGGATGAGAGCAATATCACAGGCAGAGAAGGTGAAGCAAAACAGAATGAAGGAGAAGAGTGATAGGGAGCAAGCCCAAGCTAATGAAAGCTTCATTGCAGTCAGCAACCCAGAATCCCAAAAAAACCCACCAATATCAATAAACAACCAGGGGCTAAACCACTACCAAAGAGAGAATGAACAGGGAAACGATGGCAATccaaaaagcaaaaaccaGGGGCAAGTAGCTGACAAAGAGCCATCAATGACAGATCTAGAGCTGACAGAAAACGTGCAAGTAGAGACACAGAGTAGGGGTAAGGAAATAAGTAAGATGCTAGTGGAGGTGACTGACAATGACAGCTACTTCAGAAACAAGAAAATGCAGGCGGGAAACGAAAACTGGAGGGAAACAAATTTAGAAGACAACCTGGaaaattttgctaaagccaAATCAGACGAGGATGAGGTAGTTAATGGGCCAAGCAAGGAAAAAATTAGGCCCAAAGCTAGAAAGTGGAAACTGCATGCCAGGAACCAAAAGACCCCCACCATAAGTGTCAAAGGGCCAATGTGCACCAAAAGACCCAGCTGTGAATTAATAGCGCCCAGTCccgaaaataaaaagaaaagaagacttAGTCCCCAAAAACAGCCAAGCAGTGGCTGTGCTCTCAACTTTCACCGAGCAAAAACCCAACTAAAGTTAGTTGACGAAGAACATGATGCAGATATGGAGTTGGAGGAAATGGCAGACAATAAATCGGCGGGAGCTGGTGGCCAGCCCCGCCGGCAGAGATGA